One segment of Desmodus rotundus isolate HL8 chromosome 6, HLdesRot8A.1, whole genome shotgun sequence DNA contains the following:
- the LOC112299938 gene encoding thymosin beta-4-like, whose amino-acid sequence MSDKPDVTEIEKFVKSKLKETETQEKNPLPCKETIEQEKQAGES is encoded by the coding sequence ATGTCTGACAAACCTGATGTGACCGAGATTGAGAAATTCGTTAAATCGAAATTGAAGGAGACAGAAACGCAAGAGAAAAATCCACTGCCTTGCAAAGAAACCATTGAACAGGAGAAGCAGGCAGGTGAATCGTAA